In one window of Ruminococcus albus AD2013 DNA:
- a CDS encoding NlpC/P60 family protein: MITNKYTVKKAIAICLALTMAAGVFGGAGKRYNAISTAAAPSQEQYEADLEVLKAEQEALDKKIAEADAEFEKQKGDLEALKARYTAVKAKIDNVEEQLTKNEDAMVELDTRLINARNDLETKNKEIEVLKDEFMQRLKSMYVAGGVSTYENVLVNSTDFFDVLMRFELVKRVASHDDEALDTLMEKKREIEAVEAEIKESSDKLKKKSADYSAMMEELNTEKKSLKELIDSADGKLDTMALDKAALELRSAQLTEAKKTATTTTTTASKTTTEDKDDEISSSEASSTKQTTAPSEDEPEDTPTETTKKKKTTTTIEQEEPKPEPEPVPEPQPEPEPDPEPQPEPEPEPEPEPQPTDDSRQSKIDTVLSYARSNVGGAYVWGGASYRANDCSGLVMLSYAQIGVSLPHLASSQAGYGTAVSYGDLQEGDLIFFGYGGIGSIYHVAIYNGNGRIVHAANSSEGIIFSDLASFSMYNPIVCMRRII; the protein is encoded by the coding sequence ATGATCACCAACAAATATACAGTCAAGAAAGCCATTGCTATCTGCCTTGCACTTACCATGGCAGCGGGCGTTTTCGGCGGAGCAGGCAAAAGATATAATGCCATCAGCACAGCGGCAGCTCCCAGTCAGGAGCAGTATGAAGCCGATCTGGAAGTGCTGAAAGCCGAGCAGGAGGCTCTTGACAAGAAGATAGCGGAAGCCGATGCAGAGTTTGAAAAGCAGAAAGGCGATCTCGAAGCCCTTAAAGCAAGGTACACCGCAGTAAAAGCCAAGATAGACAACGTTGAGGAACAGCTCACTAAAAACGAAGACGCTATGGTCGAGCTGGACACCCGCCTTATAAATGCCAGAAACGATCTGGAAACCAAAAATAAAGAGATCGAAGTCCTGAAAGACGAGTTCATGCAAAGACTGAAATCGATGTATGTGGCAGGCGGCGTAAGCACATACGAAAACGTCCTCGTTAATTCTACCGATTTCTTCGATGTGCTGATGCGCTTTGAACTTGTAAAGCGCGTTGCATCCCACGATGATGAAGCTCTTGATACTCTTATGGAGAAAAAACGTGAGATCGAAGCAGTTGAAGCCGAGATCAAGGAAAGCTCCGATAAACTGAAAAAAAAGTCAGCTGATTACTCAGCAATGATGGAAGAACTCAACACCGAGAAAAAATCGCTGAAAGAACTCATTGACAGTGCAGACGGCAAACTGGATACCATGGCTCTCGATAAGGCAGCCCTTGAACTTCGCTCAGCACAGCTGACAGAAGCCAAAAAGACCGCCACAACTACCACAACCACGGCTTCCAAGACTACTACTGAGGATAAAGACGACGAAATCTCAAGCAGCGAAGCATCGTCAACAAAGCAGACAACTGCACCCTCTGAGGACGAACCCGAGGATACACCTACCGAGACCACTAAAAAGAAGAAAACGACCACAACTATAGAACAAGAAGAACCCAAGCCTGAGCCCGAACCAGTTCCGGAGCCTCAGCCCGAACCTGAGCCCGATCCTGAACCTCAGCCGGAGCCGGAACCCGAACCTGAGCCCGAGCCTCAGCCGACAGATGATTCAAGACAGAGCAAGATCGACACTGTATTGAGCTACGCACGCAGCAACGTCGGCGGAGCATATGTATGGGGCGGAGCAAGCTACCGTGCCAACGACTGCTCGGGACTTGTAATGCTCAGCTATGCACAGATAGGCGTATCGCTTCCACACCTTGCATCGTCACAGGCAGGCTACGGCACAGCAGTCAGCTACGGCGACCTTCAGGAGGGCGACCTGATATTCTTCGGCTACGGCGGAATAGGCAGTATATACCACGTTGCGATATACAACGGCAACGGAAGGATAGTACACGCCGCTAACAGCAGCGAAGGCATCATATTCTCCGACCTCGCAAGCTTCTCTATGTACAATCCGATAGTATGTATGCGCAGGATAATATGA
- a CDS encoding SpoIID/LytB domain-containing protein yields MRPDLQCAIVLTICMALIPCLAFTGVKARDNNTEMTVGVYITAEDRVEEYSLEDYTAGAVLAQMPADFSDEALKAQAVLARTYIYRRAITEEDSPTKSLHGALISDDEHTYQSFFTPEEVRELYGEDYEKARSRVLKAVRDAPWILTYNGEPITPAYHSASSGITESALCAWGQDIPYLQPAESRSDTELKGIESRTSIPFEDMRSISHDSFGITLTGTPDNWLTTEQNERDYVTSVTMCGTKVNVQEFINTLGISSPCFTYEIKGEAFVFTARGYGHMVGMSLYGANSMAENGSSCKEILDHYFKDCTLQEK; encoded by the coding sequence ATGAGACCCGACCTACAATGTGCCATCGTACTTACCATATGCATGGCACTGATACCCTGCCTGGCCTTTACAGGCGTAAAAGCCCGAGATAACAACACAGAAATGACAGTAGGCGTATACATCACAGCCGAAGACCGAGTCGAAGAATACTCCCTTGAAGACTACACCGCAGGCGCTGTCCTCGCACAAATGCCAGCGGATTTCAGCGATGAAGCCCTGAAAGCCCAGGCTGTTCTTGCCAGGACATACATATACCGCCGTGCCATTACCGAGGAGGACTCCCCCACCAAGTCACTCCACGGCGCACTTATCAGCGATGACGAACACACCTACCAGAGCTTTTTCACCCCCGAAGAAGTCAGGGAATTATACGGTGAAGACTACGAAAAAGCCCGCAGCCGCGTACTGAAAGCCGTCCGCGACGCACCGTGGATACTGACATATAACGGCGAACCTATAACTCCCGCCTATCATTCCGCATCCTCTGGCATTACCGAGAGTGCTCTGTGTGCATGGGGGCAGGATATACCCTACCTTCAGCCCGCTGAAAGCCGCAGCGATACCGAACTGAAAGGAATAGAAAGCAGAACTTCTATCCCCTTTGAGGATATGCGCAGTATCTCCCATGACAGCTTCGGCATCACCCTCACCGGCACTCCCGATAACTGGCTGACCACCGAGCAAAATGAGCGTGATTACGTGACATCCGTCACCATGTGCGGAACCAAGGTAAATGTTCAGGAGTTCATCAATACACTAGGCATATCATCACCGTGTTTTACATATGAGATCAAGGGCGAAGCTTTCGTATTTACCGCAAGGGGCTACGGACATATGGTAGGTATGAGCCTGTACGGTGCAAATTCAATGGCAGAAAATGGCAGTTCCTGCAAGGAAATACTTGATCACTACTTCAAAGACTGCACTTTGCAGGAAAAATAA
- a CDS encoding CPBP family intramembrane glutamic endopeptidase: MAGKKDKSFVRNVAKERTYRNQNEEYEDAYFKWRADESNQYSFNYVHDSREHSYMAGRGFIKHGADTAESQTLHNCLRLLGAVMLVMLMFDVVNYLLAMYMNGGPCGVLYFSKRYTIGTSETFACIIYTCVSILKYITAIIIYQMRMKLPRQVALPSGKSNNTAEFRATAIMIMLMIIVMGRLANTLLSVILSVVNVDSVYIYMFDSREPLVQIISAVYNCIIMPVLCELLFRGLVLQSFRQFGDSFAVAVASIACGLCFYDLTYIGFSILCSMVIGVFTVRSGSIVTAILMHAVTTTVNYMVVYVGTLNPTLGRIVAIALCILICIGALVAYTRLNYRNDWTFNADTHESELTFTKKVKLMLSSNTVAMWFVCALILTIVNMRIGQ; this comes from the coding sequence ATGGCAGGCAAAAAGGATAAGAGTTTTGTCCGCAACGTTGCAAAAGAACGTACTTACAGAAATCAGAATGAGGAGTATGAAGACGCTTATTTCAAATGGCGTGCAGATGAATCAAATCAGTATTCCTTTAATTATGTACACGATTCGCGTGAACATTCATATATGGCAGGAAGAGGCTTCATAAAGCACGGTGCTGATACTGCTGAAAGCCAGACGCTGCATAATTGTCTGAGACTGCTGGGTGCTGTTATGCTGGTCATGCTGATGTTTGATGTTGTGAATTATCTGCTTGCTATGTATATGAACGGCGGTCCGTGCGGAGTGTTATATTTTTCAAAAAGATACACCATCGGAACTTCTGAAACATTTGCTTGTATAATTTATACCTGTGTCAGCATACTTAAATATATAACTGCGATAATAATATACCAGATGCGCATGAAGCTTCCGCGGCAGGTCGCACTGCCTTCGGGCAAAAGCAATAACACGGCGGAATTCAGGGCAACGGCTATTATGATAATGCTCATGATAATAGTTATGGGCAGGCTTGCAAACACTCTGCTTTCGGTGATACTCAGTGTTGTTAATGTGGACAGCGTGTATATTTATATGTTTGACAGCAGAGAGCCTTTGGTTCAGATCATTTCTGCTGTATACAACTGCATAATAATGCCTGTATTGTGCGAACTGCTTTTCAGGGGACTTGTTTTGCAGAGTTTCCGTCAGTTCGGAGATTCCTTTGCTGTGGCTGTAGCGAGTATAGCCTGCGGGTTATGTTTCTATGACCTCACATATATAGGTTTTTCGATACTCTGTTCGATGGTGATAGGCGTATTCACCGTTCGTTCGGGCTCTATTGTTACGGCGATACTGATGCACGCGGTGACTACCACGGTGAATTATATGGTGGTATATGTGGGCACGCTCAATCCTACACTGGGACGCATAGTTGCGATAGCATTGTGTATACTGATCTGTATAGGCGCTTTGGTGGCGTATACCAGGCTCAATTACCGCAATGACTGGACTTTTAACGCGGATACCCATGAGTCGGAACTTACATTTACAAAGAAGGTCAAGCTAATGCTTTCATCGAATACTGTGGCTATGTGGTTTGTGTGTGCGCTGATACTCACGATAGTTAATATGAGGATAGGTCAGTGA
- the tadA gene encoding tRNA adenosine(34) deaminase TadA, giving the protein MTRDEMYMRKALELAALAAEEDEVPVGAVVVKKSTGEIVGRGFNRREYGRSPLTHAEIVAIEEASRRLGGWRLIDCELYVTLEPCPMCAGAVINSRVERVIFGAYDQKAGSCGTVVDLFALPYNHKPECIGGVMEEECAAALTEFFRGLRIRKAKNDG; this is encoded by the coding sequence GTGACGCGGGACGAGATGTATATGCGCAAGGCGCTGGAGCTGGCGGCTCTTGCGGCTGAGGAGGACGAAGTCCCTGTGGGGGCGGTAGTCGTTAAAAAGAGTACGGGCGAGATAGTCGGCAGGGGATTCAATAGGCGTGAATATGGACGTTCACCCCTGACCCATGCGGAGATAGTAGCTATTGAGGAGGCAAGCCGCAGACTTGGCGGCTGGCGGCTCATCGACTGTGAGCTTTACGTTACGCTGGAGCCCTGCCCAATGTGTGCTGGTGCAGTGATAAACTCGCGGGTGGAGCGTGTGATATTCGGGGCGTATGACCAGAAAGCTGGATCATGCGGCACGGTGGTGGATCTTTTTGCTCTGCCATACAATCACAAGCCCGAATGTATCGGCGGCGTGATGGAAGAAGAATGTGCCGCGGCACTTACGGAGTTTTTCAGGGGACTGCGGATAAGAAAGGCTAAGAATGATGGATAA
- a CDS encoding DUF1294 domain-containing protein: MMDKTWVLLLCVYALVNLVVFGMYAADKAKAKKGAWRTPEIKLMTAGAVGIIGALLGMVVCHHKTKKPLFAVGLPVIFFAEIALAAIVYFKFIR, encoded by the coding sequence ATGATGGATAAGACATGGGTGTTACTTTTGTGTGTATACGCCTTGGTGAATCTGGTGGTGTTCGGTATGTATGCCGCCGATAAAGCAAAGGCGAAGAAAGGCGCGTGGCGAACTCCCGAGATCAAGCTTATGACAGCTGGCGCTGTTGGGATAATAGGCGCTCTTCTGGGCATGGTGGTGTGTCACCACAAGACGAAGAAGCCTTTGTTCGCTGTGGGTCTGCCGGTGATATTTTTTGCGGAGATCGCACTTGCGGCGATAGTCTACTTTAAATTTATAAGATGA
- the recR gene encoding recombination mediator RecR produces MAETNALPLVLLTEQFAKLPGIGMKSAQRLAYHVMRMSDKDAEAFANAVLNVHKNVHLCKECQNYTDRHLCPICDDDRRDHGVICVVESPQDITAIERTGEYKGVYHVLHGLISPINGVSPDDLKIKELLARINSGTADEVIMATNPTVEGDATAFYISKLLKPLGVKVTRLAFGLPIGGQLEYADEITLYKALENRSEI; encoded by the coding sequence ATGGCTGAAACTAACGCACTGCCTCTCGTACTGCTTACCGAGCAGTTCGCAAAGCTTCCAGGCATAGGTATGAAATCCGCCCAGAGACTGGCTTATCACGTTATGCGTATGAGCGATAAAGACGCCGAGGCTTTTGCCAACGCGGTACTTAATGTACATAAAAATGTACATCTCTGCAAGGAATGTCAGAACTATACCGACAGACACCTTTGCCCTATCTGCGATGATGACAGGCGCGACCACGGCGTGATATGCGTGGTGGAAAGTCCACAGGATATCACAGCTATCGAGCGCACGGGAGAGTATAAGGGCGTATATCATGTGCTGCATGGTCTGATATCCCCGATAAACGGAGTATCACCCGATGATCTCAAAATAAAGGAGTTGCTTGCGCGTATAAACTCAGGCACAGCCGATGAAGTCATCATGGCGACCAACCCCACAGTTGAGGGCGATGCAACAGCATTCTATATCTCAAAACTGCTGAAACCTCTTGGCGTAAAAGTCACAAGGTTAGCTTTCGGACTGCCTATCGGCGGTCAGCTGGAATATGCAGATGAGATAACGCTGTATAAAGCGCTTGAAAACCGCAGCGAAATATAA
- a CDS encoding YbaB/EbfC family nucleoid-associated protein — MKARVPNGMGKGPSNNMNQMLKQAQKMQDQITALQADLEQREFKGTAGGGVVEVTINGKRNVLDLKIAPEIVNPEEIEDLQDMVKAAFNAAVDNLDEISDAEMQKLTGGVSFPGLF, encoded by the coding sequence ATGAAAGCAAGAGTTCCCAACGGAATGGGCAAAGGTCCTTCCAACAATATGAATCAGATGCTGAAGCAGGCACAGAAGATGCAGGATCAGATCACTGCTCTCCAGGCTGACCTCGAACAGAGAGAGTTCAAGGGCACCGCCGGCGGCGGAGTTGTTGAAGTTACCATCAACGGCAAGAGAAACGTTCTTGACCTGAAGATCGCTCCCGAGATCGTAAATCCCGAGGAGATCGAGGATCTGCAGGATATGGTAAAGGCTGCATTCAACGCTGCTGTTGACAACCTCGACGAGATCAGCGACGCTGAGATGCAGAAGCTGACAGGCGGCGTATCCTTCCCCGGCCTGTTCTAA
- the dnaX gene encoding DNA polymerase III subunit gamma/tau: protein MYQALYRKWRPRTFDDVVSQPHITTTLKNQIISGKTAHAYLFTGSRGTGKTTCARIFAKAVNCENGKDGMPCCECEICKAADNGSLGDIIEIDAASNASVNDIRELREGVMFTPEMCKYKVYIIDEVHMLSVGAFNALLKTMEEPPPHVKFILATTEIQKVPATIVSRCQHFDFNRIKTEDIVARLTYIASQEGFTLHEDAAELIARLSDGGMRDALSLLDQCVAFSDDITLDTVSSASGIAGRDYLFDILESIADKDAAGALKRINELHSMSKDLKVLAGELLEQMRNVMLAATIDNGRELITCLPDELKRIEDIAKKMSLDDILGCISLLQESSDKLARSTSKRIELEMCVIRLCTSSFGKAAPAAVSQSGMPDGELLKRLTRLEDAVRSGSVADIPKQEVEAPPKPEPDPDFKKMDPSQIQPIKNWEGLVDEISRRNPAISGFLRKSKAFLGGSTVFIIVDNDFFFQQFKKLNAHLLIQQVLKENFGQTFNIKAKSAKNVSPEDKENPINRLLEKAKKLDIEVDIKKSN, encoded by the coding sequence GTGTATCAGGCTTTATACAGAAAATGGCGTCCGAGGACATTCGATGACGTTGTATCTCAGCCTCATATCACGACAACCCTCAAAAACCAGATAATCTCAGGCAAAACAGCCCACGCTTACCTGTTCACAGGTTCCCGCGGAACAGGTAAGACCACCTGCGCAAGGATATTCGCAAAGGCTGTAAACTGTGAAAACGGCAAGGACGGTATGCCCTGCTGTGAATGTGAGATATGCAAAGCCGCAGATAACGGCTCACTGGGTGATATAATCGAGATAGACGCAGCTTCAAACGCCAGCGTCAACGATATCAGAGAACTGCGTGAGGGCGTTATGTTCACCCCCGAGATGTGTAAGTATAAAGTTTACATCATCGACGAGGTGCATATGCTTTCGGTAGGCGCGTTCAACGCTCTGCTGAAAACTATGGAAGAACCCCCTCCCCACGTAAAGTTCATACTGGCGACTACCGAGATACAGAAAGTCCCCGCGACTATCGTTTCAAGGTGTCAGCATTTTGATTTCAACCGCATAAAGACCGAGGATATCGTGGCAAGGCTAACGTATATCGCAAGTCAGGAGGGCTTCACTCTTCACGAGGACGCTGCTGAACTTATCGCAAGACTTTCCGACGGCGGTATGAGAGATGCCCTTTCGCTTCTCGACCAGTGTGTTGCTTTTTCCGATGATATCACACTGGATACAGTATCCAGCGCTTCGGGTATAGCAGGCAGGGATTACCTCTTTGATATACTCGAAAGCATAGCCGACAAGGACGCAGCAGGTGCCCTGAAAAGGATAAACGAGCTGCACTCGATGTCCAAAGACCTTAAAGTGCTGGCAGGCGAACTTCTCGAACAGATGAGGAACGTGATGCTGGCCGCTACCATAGATAACGGCAGGGAGCTTATCACCTGTCTCCCCGATGAACTGAAACGCATCGAGGATATAGCTAAGAAAATGTCACTTGACGATATACTTGGCTGCATTTCTCTTTTGCAGGAAAGTTCGGACAAGCTGGCAAGAAGCACTTCCAAAAGGATAGAGCTTGAGATGTGCGTAATAAGGCTGTGTACGTCAAGTTTCGGCAAGGCTGCCCCCGCGGCTGTATCTCAGTCCGGTATGCCCGACGGCGAACTGCTCAAACGCCTCACAAGGCTCGAAGATGCAGTGCGCAGCGGTTCAGTGGCAGATATCCCGAAGCAGGAAGTTGAAGCACCGCCCAAACCCGAGCCCGACCCCGATTTCAAAAAGATGGACCCGTCACAGATACAGCCCATCAAGAACTGGGAAGGTCTGGTAGATGAGATAAGCCGCAGAAATCCGGCCATAAGCGGATTTTTAAGGAAATCAAAAGCTTTTCTCGGCGGAAGCACGGTGTTTATCATCGTGGATAATGACTTTTTCTTCCAGCAGTTCAAAAAGCTCAACGCACATCTGCTTATACAGCAAGTGCTAAAGGAAAATTTCGGACAGACCTTCAATATCAAAGCAAAGTCAGCTAAAAACGTTTCGCCCGAAGATAAGGAAAACCCGATCAACAGGCTGCTTGAAAAGGCTAAAAAGCTTGATATCGAAGTCGATATAAAAAAATCAAATTGA